The following proteins come from a genomic window of Brevibacillus antibioticus:
- a CDS encoding putative amidoligase domain-containing protein, producing MILRTRASQQANKQETPATQPMTANAKEVVAYLHRPEIGRWLLRMGRIPVTTGKAARPGWRTYRLCLYQDYVLNIARSEEQSQWLLHRLEEPEWHSVSLPSTETEIHVVQVLAARSLYAAGADAGQVTVMAASPHRLKVVEVEPNWPANHADEYMQRARDWWEARMRKQPQKLQSMGADPEFALRKPTGEMALASDFLSIHGTVGCDTTRYREELGLHQHPVAELRPAPSEDPDQLFMHIYDNLALAYQKIGNASIEWLAGGMPFQGYPIGGHIHFGGLTPTFSLRRKLDAYLALPLVLIEDAGCMNRRERYGFLGDVREKEYGFEYRTLPSWLVDPLVTRGILHLAHLVATNYEKLQATPHLKLPLIKAYYQGEKEKLLPYVVQVWEEVKELPGYTLSRIHLDRYFSFLIESQSWRTDEDLRKTWKLP from the coding sequence ATGATTCTACGCACAAGGGCGAGTCAGCAAGCTAACAAGCAGGAGACGCCAGCAACACAACCGATGACGGCCAACGCGAAAGAAGTCGTTGCGTATTTGCATCGTCCAGAAATCGGGCGCTGGTTGCTCCGTATGGGGAGAATACCTGTTACGACAGGAAAAGCTGCGCGACCAGGCTGGCGAACATATAGGCTCTGCCTGTACCAAGACTATGTACTAAATATCGCCAGGAGCGAGGAGCAATCACAATGGCTGCTGCATCGCCTAGAGGAACCCGAGTGGCATTCCGTCTCCTTGCCTTCCACTGAGACAGAGATCCATGTGGTGCAAGTGCTGGCTGCGCGCAGTTTGTATGCCGCCGGAGCCGATGCGGGTCAAGTGACGGTCATGGCGGCTTCTCCCCATCGACTTAAGGTCGTCGAGGTGGAACCAAATTGGCCAGCCAACCATGCTGACGAATATATGCAGCGTGCCCGAGATTGGTGGGAAGCTCGGATGCGCAAACAGCCGCAAAAGCTGCAAAGCATGGGGGCTGATCCCGAATTTGCTTTGCGGAAGCCCACAGGAGAAATGGCACTTGCTTCTGACTTCCTGAGCATCCATGGGACGGTTGGATGTGATACGACACGCTACCGGGAAGAATTAGGTCTCCATCAACACCCAGTTGCAGAGTTGAGACCTGCGCCATCGGAGGACCCTGATCAATTATTTATGCATATATACGATAATCTGGCACTCGCATACCAAAAAATAGGGAACGCGTCTATCGAATGGCTCGCTGGCGGAATGCCGTTTCAAGGTTACCCAATCGGCGGGCATATTCATTTTGGCGGGCTCACACCTACTTTTTCTCTTCGACGAAAGCTGGATGCGTACTTGGCTCTTCCCCTTGTTCTGATTGAGGATGCAGGCTGTATGAACCGCAGAGAGCGCTATGGATTTTTGGGGGATGTAAGGGAGAAGGAATATGGATTCGAATATCGTACACTTCCGAGTTGGCTCGTTGATCCCCTTGTCACTCGAGGTATTCTTCATTTGGCCCATTTGGTTGCAACCAATTACGAGAAGCTACAAGCGACGCCTCATCTAAAGCTCCCGCTTATCAAGGCGTACTACCAGGGCGAAAAAGAAAAGCTCCTGCCGTACGTAGTCCAAGTATGGGAAGAAGTAAAGGAGCTACCAGGCTATACGCTGTCACGCATTCATTTGGATCGATACTTTTCTTTTTTAATCGAAAGCCAATCATGGAGAACGGATGAAGACCTGCGCAAGACATGGAAGCTACCATAA
- the cotE gene encoding outer spore coat protein CotE, which translates to MSGIDKDLQCRELIAKAVCGKGHKFSITTHTIIPSQTPSTILGCWIINTNFQAEKVGDAVEVSGMYDVNLWFSFANNTQTEVKRETVQFSVLVPLTFFDKNCRGDLEIVARAVEQPKCIKAELSGGGTITVRVESEYAVEVIGETKVCVVVCNSCDEKEFHLVDDFEDNSDEFDDFDSATLLDELD; encoded by the coding sequence ATGTCGGGTATAGACAAAGATCTACAGTGCCGGGAACTTATCGCGAAAGCAGTCTGCGGCAAAGGCCATAAATTTTCTATTACCACCCACACCATCATACCGTCGCAAACTCCTTCGACGATCCTCGGATGCTGGATTATAAACACGAACTTCCAAGCAGAGAAAGTCGGAGATGCCGTTGAAGTATCTGGTATGTATGACGTCAACCTGTGGTTTTCGTTTGCTAATAACACGCAAACCGAAGTCAAGCGGGAAACTGTTCAGTTCTCCGTACTCGTACCGCTTACGTTCTTCGACAAAAACTGCAGAGGCGATTTGGAAATCGTCGCACGCGCCGTGGAGCAACCGAAGTGCATAAAAGCGGAGTTAAGTGGTGGTGGCACAATCACAGTCAGAGTGGAAAGTGAATATGCAGTAGAGGTCATTGGAGAAACAAAGGTGTGCGTTGTCGTCTGCAATAGTTGTGATGAAAAAGAGTTTCATCTGGTTGACGACTTTGAAGACAACAGTGACGAGTTTGATGACTTTGATTCCGCTACGCTACTCGACGAGCTCGATTAA
- a CDS encoding RicAFT regulatory complex protein RicA family protein, which yields MEQTNAYTQKEILDKARELAAMIARTNEVDFFKRAELQIKNNERVQDLIDTLKQKQKQMVMFESINKPELVKKVEDEYSQLHEELDAIPIVTEFKQSQVDVNDLLQMVTNVITNTVSERIILDTGGNPLTGETGGGPEKKKSGGCCS from the coding sequence ATGGAACAAACAAACGCATATACACAGAAAGAAATTCTCGATAAAGCTCGCGAGCTTGCAGCGATGATTGCACGTACGAATGAAGTTGATTTCTTCAAACGTGCCGAATTGCAAATCAAGAACAATGAACGTGTGCAAGATTTGATTGATACCTTGAAGCAGAAGCAAAAGCAAATGGTGATGTTTGAATCCATCAACAAGCCGGAACTGGTGAAAAAAGTGGAAGATGAGTACAGCCAATTGCATGAGGAACTGGATGCCATTCCAATTGTTACGGAATTCAAGCAATCGCAGGTCGATGTGAATGATCTTTTGCAAATGGTCACGAACGTGATCACGAACACCGTTTCGGAGCGTATTATTTTGGATACAGGCGGAAACCCATTGACAGGAGAGACGGGTGGCGGGCCTGAAAAGAAAAAATCTGGCGGCTGCTGCTCCTAA